A genomic stretch from Aedes albopictus strain Foshan chromosome 2, AalbF5, whole genome shotgun sequence includes:
- the LOC115255532 gene encoding uncharacterized protein LOC115255532 encodes MTDLKTGLRLLLLSLTIGSSVGQTEPPNDAETMLLDFVPFFKIPLKIAIFVCWPNEKSAELVRRMMMTTTQSPHLMQLHNDSLENVALLDTLEPHQHLAVIDVACPNSERFLTQAGYRIYHRIRWVLLDSEAVGFDGRERRESKVLNLLGGMEVTGNCEVFYFTWSDGGDLLVKDVYRISMPSGLISNVVAIWRNGTFNDQRMGLSTAVRRRNLQQTAIRTTVVYTDNYTLHHFEDYENPQIGTPCRTSYHLARILYHFYLNATMEKRFTSSWCYPNALGLCGDFIDNRTEATATVLLIVAWRLNYVAYLKTPIFAHVRFIYKMPNLSMTDNIFELPFNTNVWACTFALVVLSGGLFAGARAVGKRKYREHLELIDSAFNVIPIAAQQGSIIEAKGIGLRTFILVTLIGLMALEVSFSAKIISLIQAPSRRINTLKDLLESKLEVAADDTVYNRHFLSTATEPVRRELYEKKLLLKNGSMNVYGMEDGIARVREGLFAYHLYASTGYKRVSETFDEVEKCYLREMKLVPTSIGYLSVKLNYTLREHFHVGLMRMFEAGVHNRVYNKMHTSKPSCVKGASFRPLGLIDIKFAVDLMCWGLATALLILLLESLWRKYKISRIPLFQYIE; translated from the exons ATGACTGATTTGAAAACCGGGCTCCGGCTCCTACTCCTATCACTGACCATCGGATCATCGGTCGGACAAACTGAACCCCCCAACGATGCGGAAACAATGCTACTCGATTTTGTCCCATTTTTCAAAATACCTTTGAAAATAGCCATCTTTGTGTGCTGGCCAAACG AAAAATCAGCCGAACTTGTCCGGCGCATGATGATGACCACGACGCAGAGCCCGCACCTGATGCAGCTGCACAACGACTCGTTGGAGAATGTGGCACTGTTGGACACCTTGGAGCCCCATCAACATTTGGCAGTGATTGACGTGGCCTGTCCCAACAGCGAACGATTTTTGACGCAGGCGGGTTATCGGATATATCACAGAATCCGATGGGTTTTGCTGGATAGTGAAGCGGTGGGTTTCGATGGGCGGGAACGACGGGAGAGTAAGGTGCTGAATTTGCTTGGTGGAATGGAAGTGACCGGTAACTGCGAAGTGTTCTATTTTACGTGGTCCGATGGAGGAGATTTGCTGGTGAAAGATG TTTACAGAATTTCGATGCCTTCGGGTCTCATAAGCAATGTTGTGGCTATCTGGCGGAATGGCACTTTTAACGATCAACGAATGGGCCTCTCTACGGCTGTCAGGCGAAGAAATCTCCAACAAACAGCCATTAGGACCACAGTCGTTTACACGGATAATTACACTTTGCATCACTTTGAAGATTATGA GAACCCGCAAATTGGTACGCCATGCCGTACTTCATACCACTTGGCAAGAATACTATATCATTTTTATCTCAATGCCACCATGGAGAAGCGTTTTACTTCCAGCTGGTGTTATCCCAACGCGCTGGGACTTTGTGGCGATTTTATCGACAATCGAACAGAAGCTACTGCTACGGTGCTGCTGATTGTGGCATGGCGATTGAATTACGTTGCATACCTGAAGACACCGATTTTCGCACACGTACGGTTTATCTACAAAATGCCCAACCTGTCCATGACGGATAACATTTTTGAGTTGCCATTTAACACCAACGTGTGGGCTTGCACTTTTGCTTTGGTTGTTCTTTCCGGTGGGCTGTTTGCGGGTGCTCGGGCAGTCGGGAAAAGGAAATACCGCGAACATTTGGAACTGATTGATTCCGCTTTCAACGTAATCCCAATAGCAGCGCAACAAGGTTCGATCATCGAAGCCAAGGGAATCGGATTGAGAACATTTATTCTGGTGACTCTGATTGGATTGATGGCCTTGGAGGTGAGCTTTTCGGCAAAGATTATCTCGCTGATTCAAGCACCGTCAAGAAGGATAAACACTTTGAAGGATCTGCTGGAGTCCAAACTGGAGGTCGCTGCCGATGATACTGTTTATAATCGTCATTTTCTTTCG ACAGCTACGGAACCAGTCCGTCGGGAGCTATACGAAAAGAAGCTCTTATTGAAAAATGGATCGATGAACGTGTATGGTATGGAAGATGGTATTGCAAGGGTGCGAGAG GGCCTTTTTGCATATCACCTCTACGCTTCCACCGGCTACAAGAGGGTGAGTGAGACTTTCGACGAAGTTGAAAAGTGCTACCTGAGGGAAATGAAGCTTGTGCCCACTAGCATAGGATACTTGTCTGTTAAGCTGAACTACACTCTTCGGGAACACTTCCACGTAGGTCTGATGAGGATGTTCGAAGCGGGAGTCCACAACCGGGTGTACAACAAAATGCATACCAGTAAGCCAAGCTGCGTCAAGGGAGCATCGTTCCGACCCTTGGGCTTAATAGACATCAAATTTGCTGTTGATCTCATGTGCTGGGGGTTGGCCACGGCTCTCCTAATACTCCTCCtagaatccctctggagaaagtACAAAATCTCACGCATTCCATTGTTCCAGTACATAGAATAG